The DNA region TGGACCATCTGGAGTCTGCCCTGGCCTCCAGGTTCTAGAGTAAAAatccttaacctctgtttgtgtcCTGGATCAGTCCTGACCTGGgtagtcagtctggtgaagcccaggggctcctcagaatgtttttaaatgtacaaaataaaatacacaggattacaaagccAAgtgattatactgaaatataaatCAAGAACAACAGTTCACAGATCCCACGTTAAGAATCCTTGTCTCGGAGCCAATAGGGTCTGCCTCATTTgagatagagctggaagggcctcagagaatctaccctctccttttacagatgggaagacGGAGGTACAGGgagtttgtgacttgcctaggctcacacaaCTAGCCTCTAAGGCAGGATCggaaaccagatcttcctgactctaaggcccgGGCTTCTATTCACATCTGCCTTTTTGAGctgaaatttctcattttacagaggaggaaactgatgcccccAACGGCTTCAGGTTACTTGGTTAAGGCCAAAGACAGGAACCCAGCTCTCATTCCTAGGCCAATATTCTTTTTTACTACACTACTCAGTCCTACTAGGATCACCTCCAAGTTTGAAGCTGAGTCTGCTGACAGAGGTCAGGTTACGTGCAGCTCCCGGGAGAGCAAAgacacagttaaaaaaaaatggtatggTGAAAAAGAGCATAGGAGCCTAGTGGTGACTGGATGTCCCCAAAAGGCTGTATTTAGACTAAATGATGCCCTTTGCAGATCCATCTCCCCATTCTGAGtgccccctacacacacacacacacacacacacacacacacacacacacacacagccctgcctcctctccctgtctctgctcTGCCCAGCACACTCTCCAATGACAGCCACGAGTCATGGCCAGGATGAAATCACTCTTTGCAGACCTGGGGAGTTACAGGGTGATGGGCATGCCGGGGTAGAGAAGAGGACTGCAGCACCTGGCCAGGGTACATCCTTTAAAAATTGAACCCAATGCCCAAGATGCCAGCACAGGCCTGCGCTCCAGGGTAGAGGCAAGAGCGGGGCCCCACCGCACTCCCTCAGCCAGCCCATAGGtgctcctcacctttgccttgCTCTTGGTTAAGGGcgagggaaagaggaaaatgagggataataacaaacaataaaaaaactaGAAGTTGGCGTTTACTTAGCACAAAACTCGATAGCACTAGAGAAGAGGTACCCCAGTCCCTTTGGAGTACCCCTAGACCCTGAGGGGGAGATGGGGCAACCTGATTCTTGGAATGTGAGCCTAGAGCACATGTGATACACATATATCGGCTCACTGGATCCTCGCAAtggccctatgaggtaggtaccataatgccacacagctagtaagtgggggaggatttgaactcagctcttgctGGCTCTGAGGTGAGCACTCTCTACTgcactatatgaccttgggacaGCTCTTAGCTTTCTGTAGACCTTACCTTCCTTATACGTTACAGGATGGGggtgggcctgagaccaaatagGGAGAGCTGGGTGAAGTCCCTTTGCTAGCCTTCGGATTCCAGGAGACTTCTGGGATCAGACTTGTTTCTCTGGGCCCTGGAGTGCAAGGCCAGTATCAATGGATAAGTGGTTAAGAGGCCCATGGAGCTTGCATATCCGagagaactttgtcattattagtcACCCCAAGCAGGAAGGGGCCACCTCAGGAATGGTGGGTTCCCCTCTTTGGAAGTCTTCCAGGAGAGGCTGGGTGACCCCTGTTTAATAGAGCAGTGGGGATTCTCTTCTCATAGGAGCTGGACCAGATGGCCACTgatgtctcttccaactctcatgTTCTGGGCTTCTGTTTGTTGGTTTCCACACTCCCTTCCCACCGTAGGTCTAGAAGGCAGTTACTCacaccctttcctcttccttcagaTGAatgctggctgactgactgagcctcgcctcagatacttcttagctgtgtgaccctgataaagtcccttaacctctttcagtcttGGTtcataaaatggaggaaaaaacattGCACCTaaattcacagggttgttatgaggacccaGTAAGGTCTTTTATgtgaagttctttgcaaatctcCAGGTGCTACGGAAGTGTTAGCCAAAATTACTGATGATTGAGTCAAGCCTCAGCTCAGCTTTCCCTGATCtaagcactagacttggagtcgggaaggcctgggttcaaattctaccttggacacttactagctatgtgaccctgagcaaatcacttaatctgctGCCTTGTAACAAAGGGgctggattcaatgacctctatGGTCTCTCCCTGCTCTATATTTATGATTCTTtgatctccatttttttcccccaagagcaCCTTGGATACCCCTTTCCCTTCACCACACCCTATCTTCTAATATATTTATCTGGGTATATTTTCAATCTCCCCACATCTCCTCctccttaaggacagagattGTTCTGTTGTGTCTTTGAATTaattccccagtgcctggcacacagtaagcactatataaatgttagccggTGTTGTTATTCCTTCAAAGGATCAGAAGGTTGAGATGTTCTGAACAACCTGACTAAATATCCCAGGttacccctctgtgcctcagtttggcATTTTGCCTTTAAATTCATCCCAACATGAACTGATTAAGTACCTcccatgtgccaagtactgtgtagGGCCccgagacacaaagacaaaaaggaatcagcctctgtcctcaaggagcttacagtgcCGTAGGAGGAGGTAGAGAGGGAATGCAATCACCTCCACAACCCTCCTTCTCTTTGGGTCCATAAGGTCATTTGGCCCAGCTCggctcctctccttcccttcggCTGACTTCTGGTCCCTGGCCCTAATGCCTTCCGTATCTCCTTCATGTCAGCCATACCTGGGAGGGGGGGCAGGAGGAAGGCAGGAGAATTAGCAAAGCTGGCACAGATAACGAATACCAAGCATGTACTAAGCTTCTTGGAAAAATTAAACAGCATGACAAGGCGAGCCAGATAAGAGTCGCTGGGGAGGCCGTCTGCCAGCTGAGGTAGAGCAAGGACGGCAGAAGCATGGGGCATGTTCTGCttcactcttctcccttcctttggcCAGGTACAACCCAGAAAGGAGGGTACCTTGGCATTTGTTGGAATATATCCCACCAGCCTGACAAGGATGAGATGCCCTCAGTCCAGGAGGCAGGGGAATGAGGAAAGATCCATTTGGGCCAGAGCATCCTGAAGTCATTCACTTTAACCTCATGCCAGGGGCATCTGAGAGACACTGACCTCCACACCACCAGCCTCGCTCAGGGAAACTGTCTAATCTCCCTTACATTTAAGATTGAGTCTAGGCCAGTTGCCACTGTCCCCAGATGACATTATCCAGAGGGCAGAAAGCCAATCTAGGTCAGCATGTGGGCCTTCCAGAAGCTAATCCATTGCCAAGACCCCTGGGGTCTCTTCCCTTTAAGACCCAGGGAAGCAGCATGTCCCAAGAGAGGTACGAGGAGAAAGCTTTAGGATTATGGTAAAGTGAAACATAACTCCCTGCATTAGTGAGACATtttcacattcattatctcatttgacctgcCTAATTTTCCAGTAGATATGCAAGGCAAAATACTTCTCCCTTtttgacagatagggaaactgaggcctagaggggaAACCTGAGGCttcaattaagtgatttgtcaaaggtCAAAAACTGAGTTATTGACAGTTCTGgaaccagaacccaggtctcttgaccccTCCCTCTACTCACTACTCCATGGTGCCATGAGAGGAATGGGTAGAACCCAGACAGAACCTGAGGTATGGTTTGGGCTTGGAGTAGGAAGCAGGATTAGGAGCTCCAGATAAATGGACCCATAAAGTTCTCAGAAGAATTCTGGAGAGACCCAGCTGTGATGGAAAGAAtggcttttcctctttccccctttccttgagGCCTTAACGAGGCTCTTGGGCTCCCTATTCTTCCCTCACCTGAGACTATGGAGCCTCAAGGGTTAAAAATAATTGCAACATTAAACCGCAAGCTCAGCCCTCCTAGACCTGCAAGGGATgctgcagagggagggagagaaagagaaggagggagagggcgagagagaggagagggaacagtttcctctcctctccctcctggcCAGGAAGGGAAGGCATGGGGACCACAGGTGATGGTCAGGTCACGGTGAGCCGGCAGCCCCCTCTGCCTGGCCCACCCGGAGCTGTTTGCTTTGGCGGTTACCGGGGAGAGGGGTCGccagtgtctgaggacagatgcTGGACAGAGACTCGAGACTCGAGACCCCAgcccccttcctcccctgccaAGGTGGGAGGCTCATCCAGAGGGCCCCTCGCAGCCCCCATGGGGCGGGGGATGTTATCGCCTTAGAGGTAAACAAAGTCCCAGAGGCCAGCCCGCCCCCTACATCCTCGCCGGCGGTTAGGGGCTGCTGGCAGACGATGTTCCCAGAAGCCCGAGGGGCagccagagggcacaggtgtCTGGGGGCGGGGGTCTCACTGGAGCCCACACTGGCCTCGTTTTTCCCTAGACCACACTCTGTAGGGAAGTCCAGCCCCGCCCCCGCCAAGGCCAGTCGGTGCGGGAAGGGAGAGCCTACCCCCGCAGCAGCTGGGGAGGCCCCGGGGGGGGGGCAGCTCCCCACCAGCCTCCGCGCCTCCATCCTCCAAGGCACCCGAAGACCCGGGGAGGAGGAGAGTCCCGGGACCCCGCCCGCCCTAGGCCCGCCTTACCTGTTACCTGGCGCCAGGTGGGCCGGGGCTGGGCGCTGCGCTGCACTCCGCTCGGCGCGGCTCATGGGCACCGACTGCCCACCGCCAGCCCGCCCGGCAGCTCGGGCGCCGCCGCCGCAGCCGCTGCAAGGTCGCACGGAGGGAGGCGGGGCCGCCCCGGGCTGACGTGAGGCCGCCTTTCCCCTCCCCTAGGCCCCGCCTCCGAAGGAAGGCCCCGCCCCATAGCCTGTCCCGCCCAAAGGTCCCGCCCACAACCAGGCACCGCCCATCTTATCTGccctccaccccgcccccacatTGAGGCTCCGCCCCAGAGGCAAGGCTCCGCCCTCACTGGCTTCTGcggttcctcccctcccccacagcctGTCCATTCCAGAGGCCCCTCCTACCAGTGACTCACCCTGCCCGAGGGCCCGCCCAGGCCGGACTGTCCACcgaccttctcccttcctccgCCAGAGGCTAGGCCCCGCCTCCCGCCGCTCCTCCCCCCACCGTGACCTAGGCGTCACCCCCAGCGGCCT from Trichosurus vulpecula isolate mTriVul1 chromosome 1, mTriVul1.pri, whole genome shotgun sequence includes:
- the LOC118854719 gene encoding extensin-like, which encodes MGTTGDGQVTVSRQPPLPGPPGAVCFGGYRGEGSPVSEDRCWTETRDSRPQPPSSPAKTTLCREVQPRPRQGQSVREGRAYPRSSWGGPGGGAAPHQPPRLHPPRHPKTRGGGESRDPARPRPALPVTWRQVGRGWALRCTPLGAAHGHRLPTASPPGSSGAAAAAAARSHGGRRGRPGLTLSIPEAPPTSDSPCPRARPGRTVHRPSPFLRQRLGPASRRSSPHRDLGVTPSGLVWAWDTPLSRPPRLCPHPHDLPHHLALPTPIRWTRPEAPPLDDRPCPPPPHDLYGSAPRGGCSSPRSRAYPVPRPHPEVDPAPVYAPSHLAPPTLQDTPPID